TGGTGTCCCTTACTTCAGGTCTAGTTCGTCGCCCATGCCCTGCGTTCGATTGACCATCACGCTCATCTTAAGGAATGAGTGAGCCTGAGTCGTCAAAGAAAGTGGCACCACGACCGCTACCTCAACACAAGTCAAGCGACCGTAAGCAATAATAAATATGAATAACTGGATCTGCCGCCTGACGTCATCGCAATATTGAGTCATCTACCACTCGATACAAAACAACCCGTAGGCTGACGAAGCCTATCGGATTGATTCCACCCAACACAGGAGGAACCATGACCCTCATCCCTTCAAATAGGTTAGCGATTAGAGCCGTGCTCATTGCAACGATTGTCGGCTTTATGGGGATCGGATTGGTCGACCCCATTTTGGTGTCGATATCTCAAGGACTGCACGCCACTCCCAGTCAAGTTTCGCTGCTCTTTTCGAGCTACTTTTTTATCACCGCCATTATGATGCTGGCCACCGACTATACCGCGAACCACCTAGGACTCAAAAGAACCATGGTGCTTGGATCCATCGCGATTTCTCTGTTTGCCTTAGCCTGCGGAACAGCAACATCGGTCTATCAATTGATTGGCTATCGAAGTGGGTGGGGGCTGGGCAATGCCTTGTTTGTGGCCACTGCACTCACCTTGCTGGTGACATTGTCACACGATAATCGTGCTCGCCCTATTAAGTATTATGAAGCCGCATTGGGCGCTGGCATTGCTTGTGGGCCGCTATTGGGAGCCGCACTTGGTCAAATGTCTTGGCGCTACCCATTTGTTGGAACGGCAGTCTTAATGCTGGTTGCTGGAAGCGCGATCACTAAGTGGGTGCCACGTACCCCCTCACAGCGGCACCCCGGGAGAGGGTTGGTCGCCCTCAAAGCACTGCGAACCCCCTATTTACTCTACATCAGCGTGGCGGCATTTTTTTACAACTTTGTGTTCTTTACCATTCTTGCCTACGCTCCCTTCGTCCTTCATCTCGATGTAGTCAGCGTCGGACTGGTGTTTTTCGGCTGGGGATTGGCTCTCGCCATCACATCCACCATCGTGACCACAAAATGGAAAACGCACCAAACGCCGAAAACCATTTTAACCGTGTGCTTGGTGGTGCTGTTTATTCTTATGCTGCTAATGGCGTGGTTGGTCCGATCAACCGTGCCGCAGCGCGGCTGGCTCAGCGCCGGAGTCATCTTGTGTGGCGCTTGGTTTGGGGTCGTGAATACGCTGTTTACTGAGCTGGCGTTGGAAACCCCCAATTGTGACACCTCGGTTTCTTCTGCCGCCTATAATTTCATCCGATGGCTCGGCGGGGCGATCGCGCCCTTCATCATCACCACACTGGGTGAACACTACGGCGCAGAGTGGAGCTTCGCCTTGGCGGCCGTGTTTGCAATCATTGCGCTTCTTGTCGTCAAACGCATTCCGCAGCCGCAGTAACGCGACTTTTAGAACATCACACTGTCTCCCTCCCAAAAAACGGGCACAAAAAAACCTGATCACCACGACAGGAGATCAGGCTTTCAGGGGACAGAGTCGCGTCAGCGCTATTTGTCTTGCTGATAGTCACTCAGCACAGAGGCAATCGCCTCATCGAGTGACTCTTGCACTGACTTAGGCAAACGCGCAAACTCGTAACTAAAGGCACGGCCCTTAATGCGTTTTCTGGCGTACATGCTTTTCGAAGAAAACGTTGTCAGTGGCGTGATCACGACATCGCTCTCGGTTTTCGTCTTCGCCGTTTCAAACTTGAGCGCCGCTTTGATCTGTTCGACGCGCTGCTCTTTGCGATTGTTCACCTCAGACGCTTGAGGGGACTCCGAACTCAGGCACTCGATGAAGTGAGACAGCTTATCTGGCAACGACTCAAAATGCTTCATGACTTTGTGCAAAAGTTCATAGTCGGTGTGAGAAAGCTCATTCACAACTGGGAAGAGGGCGATGAGCCGTTCATCGATACTGGCCGCCTTTACCGCACGACCCACGCTTTGCCGACTGATGTTGAGCATTTTCGCAACGTCTTCCTGAGTGCGCCCATCCTGCTGCATAAGGGTCAGACACTGTAGACCAATCTCTCTTGGGTTATGCTCTTTGGCCGTTTGCAATTGCTTGGCAAGCGCTTTAGCGTCATTGACCGTTATGGTGGCTTTGGTAACCAATAAACGAAATGTGGCCACTTTCCCTTGCTGGAGCAAAAACCAAGCACGACGTCGAGAGCCATCAAGGATATCAATTTTACCTTCGACTTCACGACCAACCGCAGGGTAAAACTGCTGATATTCCAGTGAATCCAGATCAGCTAACGACTCCGGGGTTAGCAGCGACTGATCGCGACCATTAATGTCAAAGGTGACAAAAGTGTCTTGCTTAACCTGGTCATAAGAGAGGGTCACTTCGTGAAATTGAACACACTGTCCCGAAGCAAGCCGCCATTCCACCGCCTGACCCACCGATTCCAGGCCAAATTGGCGCGCTAAGAACGCGTGCGTGCTTTCTCCGGCTTTTTCCAACTCAGAGCTCAATTGACGGCTCAGTGACTCTAGATTGGCTTCACGGGCGTTTTTCTGCGCTTCTTCAGATCCAACGGTGTTGCCTAACGGACTGATCGCGCCACGTTTTTTTGCCATTAGTCTTGCTCCTCTTCACGCCATACATTCACGATGTCGCGCAGTATCTGACTGGTGACTTCATACGCATTCTGCTGCGCCCCTTGAAAGGTCGCCTTGCTCTTAGGGTATTCGCTCTTAGACATGTCGAATACCGTCGACAGCAGCGAAGAAGACTGACGAACGGCTTCACTGTGCTTGAATTCCTTCGAATACAAATAGGTGGAGAAATGATCGTACAAACTGTTCATCAGCTCTGTGGTTGTCGAACTGTCTCTGTGATTGGTCAGCAAGATTTTCATAAAATCGTAGCCTTGGTGCTCGGCGTTGGCTAACAGTGCCCAGACTTGAGGAATGTAGCTGAAATAAGAGCACGTTGCGTCGATATCATTTTCAGTGATCGACAACGGGAAGACCACACTGCTTGCCGCATAATACGCATTGTACGTCGCGTACCCCAACGAAGGCGGGGTATCGATGATCAAGATATCGAATTCATCTTGAACCGAAGCGATAATGTCACTCAACAAAGAATACGGCGTGGCGAGCTTCTGACTGAACACCTGCTCATGAAACCAGCCTTCAATCGCCCGGTCTGTTTGCGACGCCGGTAAGATGCGTAAATTTGGGATTGTCGTTTCAAGAAACGACTCAGACACCGCTTGCTCAAAGGTTTCGCCTTCATCCAACTCAAAATTGCGCATCATCAGATCGCCAATGGATAGACAGCCTTCAAGCTCGGATTCAGGTGCGTAGTACATAGACAACGTTGCCTGGCCATCCATATCAATCAACCCAACACGGTATTCTTGGTGAAATTCCGTTGCCAAGCCGGAGGCGATGGTAGCCGCAGAGACCGTTTTACCCACACCACCTTTTTGATTCTGGATCACCAAAACCTGCATCTTCTGATTCGACTGGCGGACAAATTTTGGATCTTTGCGCAAAGCTTCAGGTAGCAGATCACGGACTTGATACATCTCACCAATGTCTATCGACCATTGAGAGTCTTCATGGCGACGAGGGTCGATGCCCGCCGTTGCCACGTACTTGTCTAAGGTTTTTGCATCGATGCCCAAATACGCCGATGCTTCGGCACGAGTAAAGTTGCGTAACTCTTTGCGATGATTTGCCAACAAACGAAGATTGCGGCGCTTAATGTAGCGATCCGCCCCTTCTTTTAAATTCTGAAAGGTTGCAGTAGTTTGCAGAGTATCCATTTCTATCTCCACCAAGTTTCTGGATTTAGTATATCCTCTATTTTTCATTTCACACAACAAAAAATGATGGAATACCTAAATATATTGTCGTTTTCGCGGAGTAGGGGAGAGATAGTCGACAGAAAAGTTTGCTTGAACCCTCAAAGCAAACTTTCTTGTGTGATATTGGATCAATAACCTTTAGCGCCGTTAATACGCTCCAGCTCCGCCAATTTATCGAGGAAAGACTTGTCGTCGTCGTCACCGTCGACCAGTTCAGGCGTTACGTCGCCATTGCCACTGCTTTGACGACTCATTAGCGCTTGGTCAACAAATGCCGCTTTATCGTCTTCATCGATTGAACGATACGAGTAAGACAGCAGCTCCAGCTCTTCTGTTGTCAACGGCTCATCCGTGGTTAAACGCTTGGTCTCCAACCGGGTAATATTGCGTTTGGCGTCCTCAAAATGCAGCTTTTTCGCGGGGTTAGCGTTGTTTATCCAACGATACAAGAACTCGACCGCGTGAATGTTACGGCCATGCTTGTGCAGACGGATCCCCAAACCGTCTTCTGATTCCAAGAACAAAATCTCTTTACTGGTCTTGGGATCTTCACTTAACTCTTCAATACTCTCCTTAATACACCGCGACAAAAATACGCTGGTGTTCTTAAAGGAACTTTTATTGGCCTTGAGAGAGCCGTCTTCATTGAGCAAACCCATGAAGGCCCTCAAATCATCGATCTCGATCGGCTTTAAGTTGGTTCCATCCGTTTTAAAGCGTGACAAGATCTCATACAGACGCTTGGTGTACTCACGCTTGAGTCCCAAAAAACTTTTGGTGTTGATCAAAGAGAAACCTTGATTGTACTCGATGTACTCTTTTGATAGCGCATCATTGGGGATCAAAGTCAGGACACGATCTTTGTACGTCGCCTTTTTGAATAAAGGCGTGAACTCAAATTCCGTGTCGCCTTGCTTCTCAATAATGATCCCTATCTTTCGTGATGCCAAACGGCTGACGACCTGCTTTAACTGAGAGCCAATCGCACGATTGTTTAATCCCAACCACTCGGACAATTGAGACGCCGTAAATCGGTATTCAGGTGTCTTGCCTTGATTGTCCCAATCTTCAGGTTTCATGTTCGCCACCATCAGACCAAACAAGTTTGCCTCACGAGCAGTCAGATCCTGCTGAGAGAAAACCAATTCATGGCCTTTCTTGATGTGCTTCGGTAAGTTCTTAGGGTTCGTACTCATACCGGACAGTTTTGTTTGCTCAGGCAAACTTTTTTGTTTTACATGCAGTGTAGGATGACACATTTTAACCAGTTAGCAAACAAATATGTGTGATTAGGCAGTATTAACGACAATTTTGTTTGCTTGTGTCACAATTTTTTGTGCGCCGTTCAAATAAGCAAACTTTTTTGTTCTGTTTTTGACAAGTAAATGATCATTAAGCAAACTTTTCTGTCGTCATAAGCAAACTTATTTGTCAGGTAAGCAAACAAAAATGATCACAAAGCAAACTTATATGATCCTAAAGCAAACTTATTTGATCAAGGTGCAAACTTTTCTGATCTATATTTCTCTAAAAACCATTTAATTTCAATCACTTAAATGCTCTATAGTTATATAGATCAATAGTCTAATAGTTTAGATAGTACTTAATAGAAACAATAGATCTTATAGTGATTGTGGATAAGTGAATAACGGGCTAACCGGTTGGTTTG
Above is a window of Vibrio tubiashii DNA encoding:
- a CDS encoding MFS transporter gives rise to the protein MTLIPSNRLAIRAVLIATIVGFMGIGLVDPILVSISQGLHATPSQVSLLFSSYFFITAIMMLATDYTANHLGLKRTMVLGSIAISLFALACGTATSVYQLIGYRSGWGLGNALFVATALTLLVTLSHDNRARPIKYYEAALGAGIACGPLLGAALGQMSWRYPFVGTAVLMLVAGSAITKWVPRTPSQRHPGRGLVALKALRTPYLLYISVAAFFYNFVFFTILAYAPFVLHLDVVSVGLVFFGWGLALAITSTIVTTKWKTHQTPKTILTVCLVVLFILMLLMAWLVRSTVPQRGWLSAGVILCGAWFGVVNTLFTELALETPNCDTSVSSAAYNFIRWLGGAIAPFIITTLGEHYGAEWSFALAAVFAIIALLVVKRIPQPQ
- a CDS encoding ParB family protein, producing the protein MAKKRGAISPLGNTVGSEEAQKNAREANLESLSRQLSSELEKAGESTHAFLARQFGLESVGQAVEWRLASGQCVQFHEVTLSYDQVKQDTFVTFDINGRDQSLLTPESLADLDSLEYQQFYPAVGREVEGKIDILDGSRRRAWFLLQQGKVATFRLLVTKATITVNDAKALAKQLQTAKEHNPREIGLQCLTLMQQDGRTQEDVAKMLNISRQSVGRAVKAASIDERLIALFPVVNELSHTDYELLHKVMKHFESLPDKLSHFIECLSSESPQASEVNNRKEQRVEQIKAALKFETAKTKTESDVVITPLTTFSSKSMYARKRIKGRAFSYEFARLPKSVQESLDEAIASVLSDYQQDK
- a CDS encoding ParA family protein — its product is MDTLQTTATFQNLKEGADRYIKRRNLRLLANHRKELRNFTRAEASAYLGIDAKTLDKYVATAGIDPRRHEDSQWSIDIGEMYQVRDLLPEALRKDPKFVRQSNQKMQVLVIQNQKGGVGKTVSAATIASGLATEFHQEYRVGLIDMDGQATLSMYYAPESELEGCLSIGDLMMRNFELDEGETFEQAVSESFLETTIPNLRILPASQTDRAIEGWFHEQVFSQKLATPYSLLSDIIASVQDEFDILIIDTPPSLGYATYNAYYAASSVVFPLSITENDIDATCSYFSYIPQVWALLANAEHQGYDFMKILLTNHRDSSTTTELMNSLYDHFSTYLYSKEFKHSEAVRQSSSLLSTVFDMSKSEYPKSKATFQGAQQNAYEVTSQILRDIVNVWREEEQD
- a CDS encoding replication initiation protein, whose translation is MSTNPKNLPKHIKKGHELVFSQQDLTAREANLFGLMVANMKPEDWDNQGKTPEYRFTASQLSEWLGLNNRAIGSQLKQVVSRLASRKIGIIIEKQGDTEFEFTPLFKKATYKDRVLTLIPNDALSKEYIEYNQGFSLINTKSFLGLKREYTKRLYEILSRFKTDGTNLKPIEIDDLRAFMGLLNEDGSLKANKSSFKNTSVFLSRCIKESIEELSEDPKTSKEILFLESEDGLGIRLHKHGRNIHAVEFLYRWINNANPAKKLHFEDAKRNITRLETKRLTTDEPLTTEELELLSYSYRSIDEDDKAAFVDQALMSRQSSGNGDVTPELVDGDDDDKSFLDKLAELERINGAKGY